Proteins from a genomic interval of Gammaproteobacteria bacterium:
- a CDS encoding DUF1838 domain-containing protein, with protein sequence MRTIPVLLLAACAAVHAPGGAAGEPPVSRAAAPEVLRTWVDARAGTGAPVHWVSEGGVYDYPSGEKLLGMIGFDSSTVIWPDDPDGAVIHLTRKTYTYTDPVSGEILTEYKGRPVQPIAYPYQLIRYRMRDGRIYGDVEQGVGESVQRIKSRNGMQVRKLGRSTTAITASVFLDFPVPGGDRYQAWENYDFFIHSNDMADETHQLSWQRYGALPPFAGEGNAIYHMLSWRVESQDEFPPALLEWAREEAAMWLRPPADLDEIRALQAGAAGEGWPE encoded by the coding sequence ATGCGAACAATTCCTGTACTCCTTCTTGCTGCCTGCGCGGCTGTTCATGCGCCGGGTGGCGCCGCCGGCGAACCACCGGTATCCCGCGCTGCGGCGCCGGAGGTGCTGCGGACCTGGGTCGACGCGCGGGCGGGCACCGGCGCCCCGGTCCACTGGGTTTCGGAGGGCGGCGTTTATGACTATCCCTCCGGCGAAAAGCTGCTGGGGATGATCGGTTTTGACAGCTCCACGGTGATCTGGCCCGACGATCCGGACGGCGCCGTCATTCACCTGACGCGAAAGACCTACACGTATACCGATCCGGTCAGCGGAGAAATCCTCACCGAGTACAAGGGCCGGCCGGTGCAGCCGATCGCCTATCCCTACCAGCTCATCCGCTACCGCATGCGGGACGGGCGCATCTACGGGGACGTCGAACAGGGTGTCGGCGAGAGCGTCCAGAGAATCAAGTCCCGAAACGGCATGCAGGTGCGCAAGCTGGGCCGGAGCACGACCGCGATTACCGCTTCAGTCTTCCTGGATTTCCCGGTTCCCGGCGGCGATCGCTACCAGGCGTGGGAAAACTATGACTTCTTTATTCATTCGAACGATATGGCGGACGAAACCCACCAATTGAGCTGGCAGCGCTACGGCGCGCTGCCGCCGTTCGCCGGAGAAGGGAATGCGATCTACCACATGTTGTCATGGCGGGTCGAGAGCCAGGACGAGTTCCCGCCGGCATTGCTTGAGTGGGCCCGGGAGGAGGCGGCCATGTGGCTGCGGCCGCCCGCGGACCTGGACGAGATCCGCGCCCTGCAGGCGGGCGCCGCTGGGGAAGGCTGGCCGGAGTAG